Proteins from one Chroococcidiopsis sp. CCMEE 29 genomic window:
- a CDS encoding glycosyltransferase has product MKVAFIVSEFPVLSETFVLNQIIGLIERGHEVDIYADQLGDRSKIHPVVERYRLLERTYYLPPVPKNLLLRVLKGLSLLIVNGYKDPLLVPRSLNIFKYGKQALSLWLLYTAIPTFKKSYDIIHCQFGTQSFRGMAFRNINAPRAKLITTFRGHDISKHIQQHGEHVYKKLFETGDFFLANCEFFRNRVIKLGCDEKKVIVHRSGLNCDKFIFSHRCLPADGRVRIATTGRLVEKKGIEYSIRAVAKLALFNPNIEYNIIGDGPLREELQQLIQQLKITHLVNLLGWKNEREIMEILNNAHLFIAPSVTAKDGNQDAPVNVLKEAMAMGLPVISTYHGGIPELVEDGVSGFLVSERDVDALAEKLGYLIEHPEIWTEMGRAGRAYVEAHYDLNKLNDQLVAIYRQVLTTDLDTGQQHSPLQTVRHRYS; this is encoded by the coding sequence ATGAAAGTAGCATTCATTGTTAGTGAATTTCCAGTTTTATCAGAAACATTCGTTTTGAATCAAATTATAGGTTTGATTGAGCGCGGACATGAAGTTGATATTTACGCGGATCAACTAGGTGATAGATCTAAAATTCACCCAGTAGTGGAAAGATACCGCCTGCTTGAGCGCACCTACTATCTACCTCCAGTGCCAAAAAATCTCTTACTTCGAGTATTAAAAGGCTTAAGCTTACTGATTGTCAATGGCTACAAAGATCCCTTACTAGTTCCGCGATCGCTAAACATTTTTAAGTATGGCAAACAAGCTCTTTCATTGTGGCTACTTTATACAGCAATTCCTACATTTAAAAAATCATACGACATCATCCATTGCCAATTTGGGACGCAAAGCTTCCGGGGAATGGCGTTTCGTAACATCAATGCTCCTAGGGCAAAGCTAATCACGACATTTCGCGGTCATGATATCAGCAAGCATATTCAACAACACGGTGAACACGTATATAAAAAACTGTTTGAGACAGGAGATTTTTTTCTAGCCAACTGCGAGTTTTTTAGAAACCGAGTTATTAAGCTTGGCTGTGACGAAAAGAAGGTAATTGTACACCGCTCAGGGCTTAACTGCGATAAATTTATCTTTTCTCACCGTTGCTTACCTGCCGATGGTCGGGTGCGAATTGCAACCACAGGTCGCCTGGTGGAAAAAAAAGGTATAGAGTACAGCATTCGCGCCGTCGCCAAGCTAGCACTGTTCAACCCAAACATTGAGTACAACATCATTGGGGATGGACCTTTGCGGGAAGAATTGCAGCAACTAATTCAGCAGCTAAAGATCACTCACCTTGTGAATCTGCTTGGTTGGAAAAATGAGCGAGAGATTATGGAAATTCTCAACAATGCTCATCTTTTCATCGCCCCAAGTGTAACTGCTAAGGATGGCAATCAGGATGCCCCAGTTAATGTTTTAAAAGAAGCAATGGCAATGGGGTTGCCAGTGATCAGCACTTATCATGGGGGCATTCCTGAACTAGTCGAAGATGGAGTTTCAGGCTTCCTAGTGTCTGAGCGTGACGTAGATGCTTTAGCAGAGAAGTTGGGTTATCTAATTGAGCATCCCGAAATCTGGACTGAGATGGGTCGAGCAGGTCGTGCCTACGTAGAAGCGCACTACGACTTAAATAAACTTAACGATCAGCTGGTTGCAATCTATCGGCAAGTACTGACAACTGATTTAGATACAGGTCAGCAACATTCGCCACTGCAAACAGTGAGACATAGATATAGCTGA
- a CDS encoding peroxiredoxin yields MPLTVGTDAPAFTAQDTNGNTVSLSDFAGKTVVLYFYPKDDTPGCTKQACGFRDASADYQSKDIVVLGVSADDEASHQQFTQKYNLNFPLLADTDKTMIKAYDVDGGGYAKRVTYVIDGNGKIINVDSSVNTSSHASDVLASLGL; encoded by the coding sequence ATGCCTTTAACAGTTGGTACAGATGCGCCAGCATTTACCGCCCAAGACACCAATGGCAATACCGTTTCGTTATCCGATTTTGCTGGTAAAACAGTAGTTTTGTATTTCTACCCCAAAGACGACACACCTGGCTGTACCAAGCAAGCTTGTGGCTTCCGGGATGCCAGTGCTGATTATCAAAGCAAAGATATCGTGGTGCTGGGAGTTAGTGCAGATGATGAAGCCTCGCACCAGCAATTTACCCAGAAGTACAACCTGAATTTTCCGCTGCTAGCTGATACTGATAAAACAATGATCAAAGCTTACGATGTCGATGGGGGCGGTTATGCCAAGCGCGTCACCTATGTAATTGACGGCAATGGAAAAATTATCAATGTTGACAGCAGTGTCAACACATCTAGCCATGCTAGTGATGTGCTAGCATCACTAGGGCTTTAG
- a CDS encoding glycosyltransferase family 2 protein, with product MVQLHPKTESKLPSFSLVIETENLSSAELEGLSRCLNTLATQVVSPTSANEVLIVESGDVPKDVIERIHADYPWITFRRIEAGTNYYEAKMKGVALTTGDVIVLCDSDCTYELNWLRNILTPFAENPDIHVVAGETTTPASSPYSVAIALTYIFPRFSKSKTLSPSSNYFCNNVAFRRNFLMQHPIPANLPIYRGNCVIHARWLEQQGYTIWRQPQAQATHAAPNGCSHFFWRFLLLGYDALATSRLFYNSSGSQQTIKPLQDFGSCLRIGFEQSKQLVKRLYTVFAEDLRRLLYLPLALPIALVALLLYFTGLGVGYFRPNYLLANYTKIEASLEHS from the coding sequence ATGGTACAGTTACACCCAAAAACTGAGTCAAAGTTGCCCAGTTTTTCTCTCGTCATAGAAACGGAAAATTTATCTAGTGCTGAGCTAGAGGGTTTGTCTCGATGTTTGAATACGCTCGCTACTCAAGTCGTCTCCCCAACGTCTGCCAACGAGGTGCTGATTGTTGAGAGTGGCGACGTGCCTAAAGATGTAATTGAGCGCATTCATGCTGATTATCCTTGGATTACATTTCGCCGCATCGAAGCCGGAACCAACTATTACGAGGCAAAAATGAAGGGGGTAGCTCTCACAACTGGAGATGTGATCGTTCTGTGTGATTCAGATTGTACTTATGAATTGAATTGGCTGAGAAACATCCTGACTCCCTTCGCGGAAAATCCTGATATCCACGTTGTTGCCGGCGAGACAACTACACCTGCCTCTAGTCCGTATAGTGTGGCGATCGCTTTAACTTACATCTTTCCTCGGTTCTCAAAGTCAAAAACACTGAGTCCTTCATCGAATTATTTCTGCAACAACGTTGCGTTCCGTCGTAATTTCCTGATGCAGCACCCTATTCCAGCTAATCTGCCGATTTATCGAGGAAACTGCGTTATCCATGCTCGCTGGTTAGAACAGCAAGGTTATACGATCTGGAGACAACCTCAGGCACAGGCAACCCATGCAGCGCCAAATGGCTGCTCACACTTTTTTTGGCGTTTTTTACTGCTGGGTTACGATGCACTTGCTACATCTAGGCTCTTCTATAACTCATCAGGAAGTCAGCAAACCATCAAACCGTTGCAAGATTTCGGATCTTGCTTGCGTATAGGATTTGAGCAATCAAAACAATTAGTAAAAAGGCTTTACACTGTCTTCGCTGAGGATCTGCGCCGCTTACTTTATCTGCCCCTAGCACTACCAATTGCGCTGGTAGCACTGCTACTCTACTTCACTGGTCTGGGTGTAGGTTACTTCAGACCTAATTATTTGCTCGCTAATTACACCAAAATAGAAGCGAGTTTAGAACACTCCTGA
- a CDS encoding ABC transporter ATP-binding protein gives MAPAVLIENLQKYYGEFAAVKDISFQVEPGEIFGLLGPNGAGKTTTLRILCTLSKPDAGRIEVSGISVVDYPRVARQRLGYVAQEVALDKVLTGRELLQLQAALYHLASSVAKERINTVLSLLGLEEWADKRTGTYSGGLRKRLDLAAGLLHAPDVLVLDEPTVGLDIESRFIMWDFLRQLRAEGTTVLITSHYLEEIDALANRVAIIDRGKVIAAGTPSELKDKVGGDRVTLRIREFSLLEEAEKAKDLLQALPFVQEVIINSAQGNSLNLVVTPQNDGLITIQQTLNSAGLPTFGIAQSRPSLDDVYLAATGRTLMDAELAAAGSRDSKAERKQNMR, from the coding sequence ATGGCTCCCGCTGTTTTAATTGAAAATCTCCAGAAGTACTACGGTGAATTTGCCGCTGTTAAGGATATTTCCTTTCAGGTAGAACCAGGAGAAATCTTTGGTCTACTCGGTCCTAACGGCGCTGGTAAAACCACCACTCTCCGGATCTTGTGTACCTTATCTAAACCAGATGCGGGGCGGATTGAAGTGTCTGGGATCTCTGTTGTCGATTATCCCAGAGTAGCAAGACAACGGTTAGGTTATGTGGCTCAGGAAGTCGCCCTAGATAAAGTACTAACTGGAAGAGAACTACTGCAACTGCAAGCAGCACTTTATCACCTGGCTTCTTCAGTGGCAAAAGAGCGGATTAACACTGTACTGAGCTTACTGGGTTTGGAGGAATGGGCAGATAAACGCACTGGAACATATTCCGGAGGTCTACGCAAACGTTTAGACTTAGCAGCGGGTTTACTCCATGCACCAGATGTCTTGGTGTTGGATGAACCAACCGTGGGCCTAGATATTGAAAGCCGCTTTATTATGTGGGATTTCCTCCGCCAATTACGGGCAGAGGGGACAACAGTACTAATCACAAGCCACTATTTGGAAGAAATTGACGCGCTAGCCAATCGGGTGGCGATTATTGATCGGGGTAAAGTGATTGCCGCCGGAACCCCTTCGGAGTTGAAAGACAAGGTAGGAGGCGATCGCGTCACTCTCCGCATCCGGGAATTTTCTCTTTTAGAAGAAGCCGAGAAAGCAAAAGATTTGCTTCAAGCACTGCCGTTTGTGCAAGAGGTCATCATTAATAGCGCTCAGGGTAATTCCCTGAACTTAGTCGTAACTCCTCAGAATGATGGCTTGATTACGATTCAGCAAACGCTAAACTCAGCCGGTTTACCTACGTTTGGCATTGCTCAATCTCGTCCTAGCTTAGATGATGTTTACCTCGCTGCTACGGGGCGAACGCTGATGGATGCAGAACTGGCAGCAGCGGGGAGCCGCGATTCCAAGGCAGAACGAAAGCAGAATATGAGATGA
- a CDS encoding glycosyltransferase, whose translation MTEPQVTIVFVPRERFSCTRESLESIYEYTEIPFKLIYVDGNSPAKVRQYLQDQAHLKDFQIIRTDYYLSPNQARNLGLAQVATKYVVFIDNDVIVSPGWLKNLVQCAEETQATVVGPLMCQNQPLHEIVHFAGGESHVWLDTTGDQVRRRLREKMYKQGKRVAEVRDQLQRTKTELAEFHCVLVRTEIFEQVGLLDEAMLNTKEHLDFCMAVMQAGGTIYFEPACIVTYVPGPPLEWTDLHYYMLRWSDAWTLSSLHRLRDKWNLAEDGYFQNKYKKVGWRRKMSILDPLNRYLTFGLSSRLLNPILVPVDKVLNHYLTDRHAKKQPQQMQELASTKPYQSATTA comes from the coding sequence ATGACAGAACCGCAAGTCACAATTGTGTTTGTACCGCGTGAACGTTTTAGCTGCACCCGTGAGTCACTAGAGAGCATCTACGAATACACCGAGATTCCCTTCAAATTAATTTACGTAGACGGCAACTCACCGGCAAAGGTTCGGCAGTACCTCCAAGACCAAGCGCATCTGAAGGATTTTCAAATCATTCGTACCGATTACTATCTCTCCCCTAACCAAGCAAGAAACCTCGGTCTCGCTCAGGTGGCGACAAAATACGTCGTCTTTATTGATAATGATGTGATCGTCTCACCTGGCTGGCTGAAAAACTTAGTTCAGTGTGCTGAGGAGACGCAAGCTACAGTCGTCGGACCACTGATGTGCCAAAACCAGCCTTTGCACGAAATCGTCCACTTTGCTGGGGGAGAATCCCACGTTTGGCTTGACACCACAGGCGACCAAGTTAGACGGCGTTTGCGTGAGAAGATGTACAAGCAAGGGAAGCGGGTAGCAGAAGTACGCGACCAACTTCAACGAACCAAAACTGAACTGGCAGAGTTCCATTGTGTATTAGTACGCACTGAGATTTTTGAGCAAGTTGGCCTGCTCGATGAAGCAATGCTCAACACCAAAGAGCACCTTGATTTCTGTATGGCTGTGATGCAAGCAGGAGGAACCATATACTTCGAGCCTGCGTGTATCGTGACTTACGTTCCAGGACCGCCTTTAGAGTGGACAGACTTACACTACTATATGCTGCGTTGGAGCGATGCCTGGACCCTCTCTAGCCTACACCGCTTGCGGGACAAGTGGAATTTAGCGGAGGATGGCTACTTTCAAAATAAGTATAAAAAGGTGGGATGGAGGCGGAAAATGTCAATCCTCGATCCTCTGAACCGCTACCTTACTTTCGGACTCAGTAGCCGCCTGCTCAATCCAATTCTGGTTCCTGTGGACAAGGTGCTAAATCATTACCTGACTGATCGTCATGCCAAAAAACAGCCTCAGCAGATGCAAGAGCTAGCCTCAACGAAACCGTACCAGTCTGCAACTACAGCATGA
- a CDS encoding oligosaccharide flippase family protein, which produces MLQARGFHPHFLMNPPASQLGRRMLNGTIWIFLAEALLLPTGILTAAFLTRQLGPEGYGLFTLAATLTAWIEWSVTSVFTRATIKFVGEAEDWRPVGATVLRLHLFMGGGVMLLVWLFAALVGKLMGEPVLATYLRLFALDIPLFCLGYAHRSILVGVGSFTQRAIATAGRWIARLVLILVLVKMGLSVQGAILGSVGASLVELVISRFYIRPSLFGQSTFPARKLWSYAVPLFLFALSMRLYEKLDLFALKILGGTAAQVGFYGAAQNLSLVPGIFSLSFSPLLLSTLSRTLYAGDTVLAQKISRDAMRAVIWMLPFAGMTAGAAPEIVSLLFGSAFLPTAPLLALLIFGAIALAMISIGTAILTAAGKPNWTFALAGPLLPLSIAGHILLIPRLGAIGASIVSTLFASVGALATVVAVYCLWKVFPPVRTVWQSILICGLAYALAAFWSTDNFLLLFKLSVIALLIPLAFFLLGEFSHSEIALVRSLLGSIKRYSQKKESNTSSAKN; this is translated from the coding sequence GTGCTACAAGCACGGGGTTTCCACCCACATTTTCTGATGAATCCCCCCGCCTCACAATTAGGTCGCCGGATGCTGAACGGCACAATTTGGATCTTCTTGGCTGAGGCTCTACTGTTGCCTACAGGGATCTTGACGGCAGCTTTCCTCACTCGTCAGTTAGGTCCAGAAGGCTACGGTTTGTTTACACTGGCGGCAACACTAACCGCATGGATCGAGTGGAGTGTCACCTCGGTTTTTACCCGCGCCACGATTAAGTTTGTCGGAGAAGCTGAGGACTGGCGACCCGTTGGAGCTACAGTGCTGCGGTTGCATCTGTTTATGGGTGGCGGCGTAATGCTGCTTGTTTGGCTTTTTGCTGCTCTTGTAGGCAAGTTAATGGGTGAGCCAGTGCTTGCCACGTATCTGAGGTTGTTTGCCTTAGACATTCCTCTATTCTGTTTGGGTTATGCCCACCGCAGCATCCTAGTGGGAGTTGGGAGCTTTACTCAAAGAGCGATCGCTACGGCAGGTCGTTGGATTGCCCGCTTGGTATTGATCTTGGTGCTGGTTAAGATGGGGCTTTCGGTGCAAGGAGCAATTTTAGGCAGCGTCGGTGCATCCCTAGTTGAGTTAGTGATTAGCCGCTTTTACATTCGTCCCTCACTGTTTGGGCAGTCAACTTTTCCAGCGCGTAAACTATGGAGCTATGCCGTACCACTATTTCTGTTTGCGCTGAGTATGCGCCTCTACGAAAAGCTCGACTTGTTCGCCCTGAAAATTCTGGGAGGTACAGCAGCACAGGTAGGTTTCTATGGCGCTGCTCAAAACTTGTCCTTGGTGCCAGGGATATTTTCCCTCTCCTTCTCCCCTCTGCTACTTTCTACTCTCAGCCGTACCCTATACGCTGGTGATACAGTTTTGGCTCAAAAGATCAGCCGCGATGCCATGCGTGCCGTGATTTGGATGTTACCCTTTGCTGGCATGACCGCTGGTGCTGCGCCGGAAATTGTCAGTTTGCTTTTTGGCTCAGCATTTTTACCAACCGCTCCTCTACTAGCCTTGCTAATATTTGGCGCGATCGCCCTGGCAATGATTTCAATTGGCACAGCCATTTTGACCGCTGCTGGTAAACCAAATTGGACCTTTGCCCTAGCTGGACCTTTATTACCCCTATCGATTGCCGGTCACATATTGCTGATCCCACGGCTGGGAGCAATTGGCGCTTCTATAGTCTCTACTCTATTCGCTAGCGTAGGGGCGCTGGCAACCGTAGTGGCTGTTTACTGCCTTTGGAAAGTTTTTCCTCCCGTCAGGACAGTATGGCAAAGTATTTTGATTTGTGGACTTGCCTATGCTTTGGCTGCTTTTTGGTCTACTGATAACTTCTTACTGTTGTTTAAGCTATCAGTTATTGCTCTTTTAATTCCGTTAGCATTTTTCCTGCTGGGCGAATTTAGCCACAGTGAAATTGCTTTAGTTCGTTCTTTATTAGGTTCTATAAAAAGGTATAGCCAGAAAAAAGAATCTAACACTAGTTCTGCTAAAAACTAA
- a CDS encoding NAD(P)/FAD-dependent oxidoreductase, whose translation MKHYPVVIVGAGPAGLTAAYELTKAGIKPIVLEKADKVGGISRTETYKGYHFDIGGHRFFTKVEEVQQLWQEVLGEEFIKVPRLSRIYYQDRFFNYPLSLLNTLSNLGVFESFLILLSYFKAKWQPCPKEENLEEWVTNRFGQRLYKTFFKTYTEKVWGIPCTEIQAEWAAQRIKGLSLKTAIINALLKTNNTKTLIKEFDYPVLGPGMMWQRFQQAVESKGGEVQLNTGVVRLEREGRQIKRIITRRDGKLVSISGEQFVSSMPLNELIKRLDPLPPDDVLEAAQSLKYRDFLIVALIVNREHLFPDNWIYIHSPEVKVGRIQNFKNWSAAMVPDSSKTCLGMEYFCTKGDGLWTMSDTELLDLASRELVNLDLAKAEDVEDGFVLRQPKAYPVYDHEYRQHLEVIRNFLATIENLQTTGRNGMHRYNNQDHSMLTGLLAAKNILGEQHDLWEVNTERSYHEDFTTEPSKTQNKDSVLAIAK comes from the coding sequence ATGAAGCATTATCCCGTGGTAATTGTAGGAGCAGGTCCGGCTGGCTTAACCGCTGCTTATGAGTTGACTAAAGCTGGTATTAAGCCAATCGTACTGGAAAAAGCTGATAAGGTTGGCGGAATATCCCGCACCGAGACGTACAAGGGTTACCACTTTGATATTGGTGGTCATCGCTTTTTCACTAAAGTCGAAGAAGTACAACAGCTTTGGCAAGAGGTGCTGGGAGAAGAATTCATCAAAGTACCTCGTTTATCACGCATCTACTACCAGGATCGTTTTTTCAACTATCCACTCAGTTTATTAAATACTCTTTCTAACCTGGGGGTTTTTGAAAGCTTCTTGATTTTATTGAGCTACTTCAAGGCAAAGTGGCAGCCGTGTCCAAAAGAGGAAAACTTGGAGGAGTGGGTAACCAATCGCTTCGGTCAACGTCTATACAAAACATTCTTTAAAACTTACACCGAAAAGGTTTGGGGAATTCCTTGTACTGAGATCCAAGCAGAATGGGCTGCACAGCGGATCAAGGGGCTGTCGCTAAAAACAGCAATAATCAATGCGCTTCTCAAAACCAATAATACCAAAACCTTAATTAAGGAATTTGACTACCCGGTTTTGGGACCTGGGATGATGTGGCAACGATTTCAACAGGCAGTCGAGAGTAAAGGCGGTGAAGTACAACTCAATACCGGAGTCGTGCGTTTAGAGCGTGAGGGTCGTCAGATTAAAAGGATTATTACCCGCCGTGACGGGAAACTCGTTTCCATCTCGGGCGAACAGTTCGTTTCCAGCATGCCCTTAAACGAACTGATTAAACGACTTGACCCGCTACCGCCAGATGATGTTTTAGAGGCAGCACAAAGCCTCAAGTACCGGGATTTCCTGATTGTGGCGCTGATAGTTAATCGCGAACATCTATTTCCTGACAACTGGATTTATATTCACAGCCCAGAAGTGAAAGTAGGGCGGATTCAAAACTTCAAGAATTGGAGTGCCGCTATGGTTCCCGACTCCAGCAAAACGTGCCTGGGAATGGAATACTTCTGTACTAAAGGTGACGGACTTTGGACCATGTCAGACACTGAACTTCTCGATCTGGCTAGTCGTGAGTTGGTCAATCTAGATTTAGCTAAAGCTGAAGACGTGGAAGACGGGTTTGTTCTGCGGCAACCTAAAGCCTATCCGGTGTACGACCACGAATATCGTCAACATTTAGAAGTAATCAGAAACTTCCTGGCAACGATTGAAAACCTGCAAACCACCGGTCGTAATGGTATGCACCGATATAACAATCAGGATCACTCAATGTTAACAGGGTTGTTAGCAGCCAAAAACATCCTGGGAGAACAGCACGATTTGTGGGAAGTGAATACTGAGCGCTCTTACCACGAAGATTTTACGACAGAGCCATCGAAGACTCAGAACAAGGATAGCGTTTTAGCGATCGCCAAATAG
- a CDS encoding glycosyltransferase, which translates to MPLPEQLRVSVIIPVHNGGDSFRRCLSSLAKTTPPPSEIIVVADGDTDGSWLLAKEFNAKVLRINARGGPAQARNLGAKAAQGDILFFVDADVVVYPDTISQVASTFSREPDLAALIGSYDDAPGATNFLSQYRNLLHHYVHQTGCEEASTFWGACGAIRRQVFLSLGGFDESYRQPSIEDIELGYRLKQAGYRIRLCKDLQVKHLKRWEMGSLLKADFFYRALPWTELILRDRQLINDLNLQVSSRVSVMLVFGLLSALVAAWWWSGFLIVAAALSLSLLVINAPVYRFFMRQRGLVFAFQVIPWHWLYYFYSGLAFAIGTARYQFRRLRSSKTSVSAPL; encoded by the coding sequence ATGCCTCTCCCTGAACAATTGCGAGTCTCTGTAATTATCCCAGTACACAATGGCGGTGATAGCTTCCGTCGTTGCCTATCTAGCCTAGCTAAAACAACCCCTCCTCCCAGTGAAATTATTGTGGTGGCGGATGGAGATACAGATGGCTCTTGGCTTCTCGCTAAGGAATTTAACGCCAAAGTTCTGAGAATAAATGCTCGTGGTGGTCCTGCTCAAGCACGTAATCTGGGAGCCAAAGCTGCCCAAGGTGATATTCTATTTTTCGTGGATGCCGATGTAGTTGTCTATCCAGACACTATCAGTCAAGTGGCGAGTACTTTCAGCCGCGAACCAGACTTAGCTGCACTGATTGGCTCCTATGATGACGCACCGGGTGCAACCAATTTTCTGTCGCAATACAGAAACCTGCTCCACCATTACGTACACCAGACAGGTTGCGAGGAAGCTTCCACTTTCTGGGGTGCTTGCGGTGCTATCCGTCGTCAGGTCTTCCTCTCACTAGGCGGTTTTGACGAAAGTTATCGCCAACCTTCCATTGAAGATATTGAATTGGGCTATCGGTTGAAGCAGGCTGGTTATAGAATTCGGCTCTGCAAGGATTTGCAGGTTAAGCATTTGAAGCGGTGGGAGATGGGCTCGTTATTGAAAGCTGACTTTTTCTATCGTGCTTTACCCTGGACTGAACTAATTTTGCGCGATCGCCAGTTGATTAACGACTTAAACCTACAGGTTTCCAGTCGCGTCAGTGTGATGTTAGTGTTTGGGCTGCTGAGCGCTTTAGTTGCAGCTTGGTGGTGGTCTGGGTTTTTGATCGTAGCTGCCGCGCTAAGCTTGTCGCTTTTGGTAATCAACGCTCCAGTTTATCGTTTCTTTATGCGCCAACGGGGTCTAGTGTTCGCTTTCCAAGTAATCCCCTGGCACTGGCTTTACTACTTCTATAGTGGTCTAGCGTTCGCCATCGGTACAGCACGCTATCAGTTCCGTAGGCTGCGATCTTCTAAGACAAGCGTGTCTGCACCCTTGTGA
- a CDS encoding ABC transporter permease, with protein sequence MSGTVTPQSDVSLQQPASAQIIAGESPPNFLGELVQETFALTRRLFIQLQRRPSTLIAGIIQPVIWLVLFGALFQNAPQGLFGNSQSYGQFLAAGIIVFTAFAGALNAGLPVMFDREFGFLNRLLVAPLASRFSIVFASTIFIVSQSLLQAAVIVAAAAFLGAGLPNAAGLGAIALIVFLLALGVTALSLGLAFVLPGHIELIAVIFVTNLPLLFASTALAPLSFMPRWLQVLATLNPLSYAIEPIRYLYLHSDWALSSVVMQAPWGNVTFGGAMLVLLSFSLVSLLSIQPLLRRTLA encoded by the coding sequence ATGAGTGGTACTGTTACACCTCAATCAGATGTCAGCTTACAGCAACCAGCGTCGGCTCAAATTATTGCTGGAGAAAGTCCACCTAATTTTTTGGGTGAGTTAGTTCAAGAGACATTTGCTCTAACTCGGCGCTTATTTATTCAGTTGCAGCGGCGTCCATCAACCCTGATTGCTGGAATTATTCAGCCTGTGATCTGGCTAGTTTTGTTTGGAGCACTATTTCAGAATGCCCCTCAGGGATTGTTTGGCAATAGTCAAAGCTATGGGCAATTTCTCGCTGCTGGAATAATTGTCTTTACTGCGTTTGCTGGAGCGCTTAATGCTGGCTTACCAGTGATGTTTGACCGGGAATTTGGCTTTTTGAACCGTTTGCTGGTGGCTCCCCTGGCATCACGATTTTCGATTGTTTTTGCTTCAACGATTTTTATTGTGAGTCAGAGTTTGCTGCAAGCGGCGGTGATTGTGGCAGCGGCTGCATTTTTGGGAGCTGGTTTACCCAATGCAGCTGGTTTGGGTGCGATCGCCCTGATTGTCTTCCTGCTTGCCTTGGGTGTGACAGCTTTGAGTCTGGGTTTAGCTTTTGTCCTACCGGGTCACATTGAACTAATTGCTGTAATTTTTGTAACTAACCTGCCGTTGTTATTTGCCAGCACAGCTTTAGCTCCTTTATCATTTATGCCCAGATGGTTGCAGGTTCTGGCAACACTGAATCCTCTCAGCTATGCGATCGAACCGATTCGCTATCTGTATCTTCACAGCGATTGGGCGTTAAGTAGTGTAGTGATGCAAGCTCCTTGGGGTAACGTTACTTTTGGGGGAGCTATGCTAGTTTTACTCAGCTTTAGTCTTGTGTCTCTCCTTAGTATTCAACCACTATTGCGTCGAACCCTTGCTTAA
- a CDS encoding glycosyltransferase — MEHQFCHPFVSIIIPVFNHAEQLKTCLKSLANQTYPKHFYEIVVVDNGSDKDEDIAGIVTQFGQAIATYESTPGSYAARNKGISLAKGEVIAFTDADCIPSANWIENGVQNLLQTPNCGLVIGKIEIFFKNPNQITPVELYESITAFPQKELLEKYKGGATANVFTFRSVIEQVGLFNARMKSNGDLEWGQRVYAAGYKQIYADDTCVAHPARSSFAELYKRTVRLAGGIYDLHSQKEASYWQRNKVFIKTLAQNLIPPINFVVNTIRDSRLKGVEQKIKVSLVMFFVRYISAWEMIRLKFGGETARI, encoded by the coding sequence ATGGAACACCAATTTTGTCACCCATTCGTTTCAATCATAATTCCAGTTTTTAATCATGCTGAGCAATTAAAAACTTGCTTGAAATCTTTGGCAAATCAGACATACCCCAAACATTTTTATGAGATCGTTGTTGTTGATAACGGTTCAGACAAAGATGAAGATATTGCTGGGATAGTTACTCAATTTGGTCAAGCGATCGCCACTTATGAAAGCACGCCGGGTTCTTACGCAGCTCGCAACAAAGGTATATCCTTAGCCAAGGGAGAAGTGATTGCTTTTACTGATGCAGATTGTATTCCGTCTGCAAATTGGATTGAGAATGGTGTGCAAAATTTGTTACAAACACCTAACTGTGGTTTAGTTATAGGCAAAATAGAAATTTTCTTTAAAAACCCCAATCAAATAACGCCTGTTGAACTTTATGAAAGTATTACAGCTTTTCCTCAAAAAGAACTTTTGGAAAAGTATAAAGGCGGTGCAACTGCAAATGTGTTTACATTCAGAAGCGTTATCGAGCAAGTAGGGCTTTTCAATGCTCGGATGAAATCAAACGGCGATTTAGAGTGGGGACAGCGAGTTTATGCCGCAGGTTATAAACAAATTTATGCAGATGATACATGCGTTGCTCATCCGGCAAGATCTTCTTTTGCAGAACTATATAAAAGAACCGTTAGGTTAGCTGGAGGAATTTACGATTTACATAGCCAAAAAGAAGCTTCTTACTGGCAAAGAAACAAAGTGTTTATCAAAACCTTAGCTCAAAACCTAATCCCACCTATAAATTTTGTTGTTAATACTATTCGGGATTCCCGACTAAAGGGAGTTGAGCAAAAAATTAAGGTTTCTCTTGTAATGTTCTTTGTAAGATATATCAGTGCTTGGGAGATGATTCGACTTAAATTTGGAGGAGAGACTGCTAGGATTTAA